A genomic stretch from Juglans microcarpa x Juglans regia isolate MS1-56 chromosome 3S, Jm3101_v1.0, whole genome shotgun sequence includes:
- the LOC121257115 gene encoding BAHD acyltransferase At5g47980-like gives MEIKVEMINREAIKPSSPTPHHLRCFDLCLLDQLQPQVYIPLVLFYSNNSDGSSFPDHFEAADISHRLKTSLSETLSLFYPLSGRIKDNVSIECNDVGADYLEARVNCRLSDILEQPEQKMLYHFLPKEIESLQASTERLVLVQVSFFECGGMAIGVCVSHRVVDAAATSMFIHSWAGMALEAFTDEAVLLPEFSAASRIPPRIEYKVAAPAMSLVNETTVTRRCVFDASKIASLKAKAASARVAQPTRVEAVSSLIWKCAITVSRSKRGSIVPSTLTQMMNIRGKLVPSFPKNAFGNLVWSFGAQTAEAEIHLDSLVIELRKGKEAFSEDYATKLHGNEAFSVISQHVKQFGKLLASKDMHQICFSSWCRYPLYEADFGWGKPTWVTLASLVFKNVVVLMDTRDGSGIEAWITLSEEDMALFEHEKELLEFASFNPSVHS, from the coding sequence ATGGAGATCAAAGTTGAGATGATCAATAGAGAGGCAATAAAGCCTTCCTCTCCAACTCCTCATCACCTTAGATGCTTCGATCTCTGCCTTTTAGATCAGCTCCAACCCCAAGTTTATATACCATTGGTGCTATTCTACTCCAACAACAGTGATGGCAGTTCTTTTCCCGACCATTTTGAGGCTGCTGATATATCCCATAGGCTAAAGACATCGTTGTCTGAAACTCTGAGCCTTTTCTATCCACTTTCTGGGAGAATCAAAGATAATGTCTCAATTGAGTGCAACGACGTTGGAGCTGATTATTTGGAAGCTCGAGTCAACTGTCGCCTCTCAGACATCCTAGAACAACCCGAACAGAAAATGTTGTACCACTTTCTTCCTAAAGAGATTGAATCTCTGCAAGCAAGCACAGAACGTTTGGTTCTAGTTCAAGTTAGCTTCTTCGAATGTGGAGGAATGGCCATTGGCGTGTGCGTTTCCCACAGGGTAGTCGATGCAGCTGCGACTAGCATGTTCATTCACAGCTGGGCTGGCATGGCTCTTGAAGCGTTTACAGATGAGGCAGTGCTGCTACCGGAATTCAGTGCAGCATCTCGCATACCACCAAGAATTGAATACAAAGTCGCGGCGCCAGCCATGAGCTTGGTGAACGAGACGACTGTTACGAGGAGGTGCGTTTTCGATGCATCAAAGATTGCATCACTCAAGGCAAAAGCCGCCAGCGCTAGAGTTGCGCAACCCACACGTGTTGAAGCGGTGTCATCTCTCATTTGGAAATGTGCAATAACCGTCTCAAGGTCAAAACGCGGATCTATAGTGCCATCTACACTGACGCAAATGATGAATATCCGCGGAAAGCTTGTCCCGTCATTTCCAAAAAATGCTTTTGGGAATCTCGTGTGGTCTTTTGGGGCACAAACAGCAGAAGCTGAGATACACTTGGACAGCTTGGTTATTGAATTAAGGAAAGGGAAAGAAGCTTTTAGTGAAGATTATGCAACAAAATTACATGGGAACGAGGCTTTCTCTGTGATTAGTCAGCATGTCAAACAGTTTGGTAAGCTTCTCGCCTCAAAGGATATGCACCAGATTTGCTTTTCTAGTTGGTGCCGATATCCACTATATGAGGCTGACTTTGGGTGGGGAAAGCCAACGTGGGTGACACTTGCTAGTTTGGTGTTCAAGAACGTCGTAGTTCTGATGGATACGAGAGATGGCAGCGGAATAGAAGCTTGGATTACTCTTAGTGAAGAAGACATGGCATTATTTGAACACGAGAAAGAGCTGCTTGAATTTGCATCCTTCAATCCAAGTGTTCATAGTTAA